The following proteins are encoded in a genomic region of Catharus ustulatus isolate bCatUst1 chromosome 4, bCatUst1.pri.v2, whole genome shotgun sequence:
- the APAF1 gene encoding apoptotic protease-activating factor 1 isoform X2: MDVKSRNYLLMNRQALENDIKTSYIMDRMISDEVLTLQEEETVRQQNTRKERAAMLINIILTKDNNSYRSFYNALLHEGYRDLAALLQDGIPAVSSGNRKSSMDGMTSCVKTILCEGGVPQRPVVFVTRPKLVDAIKKKLYCLGSDPGWVTVYGMAGCGKTVLTAEALRDPQLLEDCFPGGVHWISVGKQDKAGLLIKLQNLCRRLEHDSPLSQRPLNIEEAKDRLRLLMLRKYPRSLLVLDDIWDSWVLKAFDNQCQVLITSRDRSVTDAVAGNKYEVHVESGLAHEKGLEILSLFVNMKISELPEQANCLVRECKGSPLVISLIGALLRDFPSRWEYYLRQLQNKQFKRIRKSSSYDYEALDEAMSISVEQLDDNYKDYYKDLSILPKDVKVPTKVLCILWDMETEEVEDILQEFVNKSLLFCDRNGKSFHYYLHDLQLDFLTEKNRNQLQELHKNIVNQYKKYYKLNTPVLSQEDCMYWYNFLAYHMAGAKMQQELRDLMFSLDWIKAKTELVGPAHLIHEYVEYSSILDQKV, translated from the exons ATGGATGTCAAGAGTAGAAACTATTTGCTTATGAATCGTCAAGCACTGGAAAATGACATCAAGACTTCTTATATTATGGATCGTATGATTTCTGATGAAGTACTAACATTACAGGAGGAGGAGACAGTGAGGCAACAG aaTACACGGAAGGAGCGAGCAGCTATGCTAATAAACATTATTCTTACAAAAGATAATAATTCATATAGATCCTTTTATAATGCACTGCTCCATGAAGGGTACAGAGATCTTGCTGCACTTCTTCAGGATGGCATCCCTGCTGTCTCGTCTGGTAACAGAAAGAGTTCAATGGATGGAATGACTTCCTGTG TGAAGACCATTCTCTGCGAAGGGGGTGTACCACAGAGACCAGTTGTGTTTGTCACTCGAccaaaactggtggatgctattaaaaagaaactgtACTGCTTGGGAAGTGATCCAGGTTGGGTCACAGTTTATGGAATGGCAGGCTGTGGGAAGACTGTTTTAACAGCAGAAGCTTTAAGAGATCCTCAGCTCTTGGAAG ATTGCTTTCCAGGAGGAGTTCACTGGATCTCTGTTGGGAAACAGGACAAAGCAGGGCTCCTCATAAAACTTCAGAATCTCTGTCGTAGGCTGGAGCATGACTCCCCTCTTTCACAAAGACCACTTAACATTGAGGAGGCAAAAGATCGTCTTCGTTTGCTGATGTTGCGCAAATACCCCAG GTCTCTTTTGGTCCTGGATGACATTTGGGATTCCTGGGTGTTAAAAGCGTTTGATAATCAATGTCAGGTACTCATCacgagcagggacaggagtgtcaCGGATGCTGTGGCTG GCAATAAATACGAGGTTCATGTGGAAAGTGGACTAGCACATGAGAAGGGGCTGGAGATTTTATCCCTATTTGTGAATATGAAAATATCAGAACTTCCAGAACAAGCTAACTGTCTTGTAAGAGAATGCAAAG GTTCTCCTCTCGTGATATCCTTGATAGGCGCATTACTCCGAGACTTCCCTAGCCGCTGGGAATACTATctcaggcagctgcagaacaaGCAGTTTAAAAGAATTAGAAAATCTTCCTCATATGATTATGAAGCCCTTGATGAAGCAATGTCTATAAGCGTTGAGCAACTGGATGACAATTACAAAGACTACTATAAAGACCTCTCTATCCTCCCAAAAGATGTTAAAGTACCTACTAAG gtTCTCTGTATTCTTTGGGATATGGAAACTGAAGAAGTTGAAGATATACTACAGGAATTTGTTAACAAATCACTGTTGTTCTGTGATCGTAATGGGAAGTCATTCCATTATTATTTGCATGATCTTCAGCTTGACTTTCTCACAGAGAAGAACCGCAACCAGCTTCAG GAGCTACATAAAAACATAGTAAATCAGTACAAGAAATACTACAAGCTTAATACACCTGTTCTGTCTCAAGAGGATTGCATGTACTGGTATAACTTTCTAGCATATCACATGGCAGGTGCCAAAATGCAACAG gaGCTCCGTGATCTTATGTTTTCTTTAGATTGGATTAAAGCTAAAACAGAGTTGGTAGGGCCTGCTCATCTGATTCATGAATATGTAGAATATAGTTCAATCCTGGATCAAAAGGTATGA
- the APAF1 gene encoding apoptotic protease-activating factor 1 isoform X1, producing the protein MDVKSRNYLLMNRQALENDIKTSYIMDRMISDEVLTLQEEETVRQQNTRKERAAMLINIILTKDNNSYRSFYNALLHEGYRDLAALLQDGIPAVSSGNRKSSMDGMTSCVKTILCEGGVPQRPVVFVTRPKLVDAIKKKLYCLGSDPGWVTVYGMAGCGKTVLTAEALRDPQLLEDCFPGGVHWISVGKQDKAGLLIKLQNLCRRLEHDSPLSQRPLNIEEAKDRLRLLMLRKYPRSLLVLDDIWDSWVLKAFDNQCQVLITSRDRSVTDAVAGNKYEVHVESGLAHEKGLEILSLFVNMKISELPEQANCLVRECKGSPLVISLIGALLRDFPSRWEYYLRQLQNKQFKRIRKSSSYDYEALDEAMSISVEQLDDNYKDYYKDLSILPKDVKVPTKVLCILWDMETEEVEDILQEFVNKSLLFCDRNGKSFHYYLHDLQLDFLTEKNRNQLQELHKNIVNQYKKYYKLNTPVLSQEDCMYWYNFLAYHMAGAKMQQELRDLMFSLDWIKAKTELVGPAHLIHEYVEYSSILDQKDSTVRENFQEFLSLNGHLLGRQPFPDIIQLGLCQPETSEVYQQAKLRAQRETGTFYLEWINKKSLKNLYRLVVRPHRDAVYHACFSKDRQRIASCGADKTLQVFKAESGERLLEINAHDDEILCCAFSADGEFVATCSSDKKVKVWNSRTGQCKCVYEEHSEQVNCCQFNNKSGQYLLVTCSNDTYIKIWDLNKKYCRNTMIGHDNSVNHCRFSPNDEYVASCSTDGTVKLWEARSGNELKSIEIKDFFKNADEQPDDVEVLVKCCSWSRNGNMILVVAKNKLLLFDIETCGLLTQVIVSHHSTIQYCDFCPGDELVAVALSHCSVELWNIKSLSKVAYCRGHTSWVHCVTFSPDGSLFLTSSDDQTIRIWETKKVCKSSDAVLKSELDVVFHNGEVMILAIYNQKNLQLINGNTDNVIMQTAAQESPISCCCLSEDLKFAAFGLESGTIKVLQLSDGKVLNSWEAYRTPVQHCRFTPDCQTLILSAHDSVIQVWNWQLSECVFLRGHKEAIKDFRLLENSKILSWSFDGTVKIWNITTGNPEKDFACHGGAVLSCAVSPDGTKFSSASADKTAKIWSFESSSVLHELKDHEACVRCCTFSPNNKLLATGDDKGEIRIWDILTGALLHFCSPVTVDEGEPTHGGWVTDLSFSPDSKMLVSSGGYLKWWNVTTGESLQTFYTNGTNLKSIHVSPNFKVYVTVDNLGILYVLQKF; encoded by the exons ATGGATGTCAAGAGTAGAAACTATTTGCTTATGAATCGTCAAGCACTGGAAAATGACATCAAGACTTCTTATATTATGGATCGTATGATTTCTGATGAAGTACTAACATTACAGGAGGAGGAGACAGTGAGGCAACAG aaTACACGGAAGGAGCGAGCAGCTATGCTAATAAACATTATTCTTACAAAAGATAATAATTCATATAGATCCTTTTATAATGCACTGCTCCATGAAGGGTACAGAGATCTTGCTGCACTTCTTCAGGATGGCATCCCTGCTGTCTCGTCTGGTAACAGAAAGAGTTCAATGGATGGAATGACTTCCTGTG TGAAGACCATTCTCTGCGAAGGGGGTGTACCACAGAGACCAGTTGTGTTTGTCACTCGAccaaaactggtggatgctattaaaaagaaactgtACTGCTTGGGAAGTGATCCAGGTTGGGTCACAGTTTATGGAATGGCAGGCTGTGGGAAGACTGTTTTAACAGCAGAAGCTTTAAGAGATCCTCAGCTCTTGGAAG ATTGCTTTCCAGGAGGAGTTCACTGGATCTCTGTTGGGAAACAGGACAAAGCAGGGCTCCTCATAAAACTTCAGAATCTCTGTCGTAGGCTGGAGCATGACTCCCCTCTTTCACAAAGACCACTTAACATTGAGGAGGCAAAAGATCGTCTTCGTTTGCTGATGTTGCGCAAATACCCCAG GTCTCTTTTGGTCCTGGATGACATTTGGGATTCCTGGGTGTTAAAAGCGTTTGATAATCAATGTCAGGTACTCATCacgagcagggacaggagtgtcaCGGATGCTGTGGCTG GCAATAAATACGAGGTTCATGTGGAAAGTGGACTAGCACATGAGAAGGGGCTGGAGATTTTATCCCTATTTGTGAATATGAAAATATCAGAACTTCCAGAACAAGCTAACTGTCTTGTAAGAGAATGCAAAG GTTCTCCTCTCGTGATATCCTTGATAGGCGCATTACTCCGAGACTTCCCTAGCCGCTGGGAATACTATctcaggcagctgcagaacaaGCAGTTTAAAAGAATTAGAAAATCTTCCTCATATGATTATGAAGCCCTTGATGAAGCAATGTCTATAAGCGTTGAGCAACTGGATGACAATTACAAAGACTACTATAAAGACCTCTCTATCCTCCCAAAAGATGTTAAAGTACCTACTAAG gtTCTCTGTATTCTTTGGGATATGGAAACTGAAGAAGTTGAAGATATACTACAGGAATTTGTTAACAAATCACTGTTGTTCTGTGATCGTAATGGGAAGTCATTCCATTATTATTTGCATGATCTTCAGCTTGACTTTCTCACAGAGAAGAACCGCAACCAGCTTCAG GAGCTACATAAAAACATAGTAAATCAGTACAAGAAATACTACAAGCTTAATACACCTGTTCTGTCTCAAGAGGATTGCATGTACTGGTATAACTTTCTAGCATATCACATGGCAGGTGCCAAAATGCAACAG gaGCTCCGTGATCTTATGTTTTCTTTAGATTGGATTAAAGCTAAAACAGAGTTGGTAGGGCCTGCTCATCTGATTCATGAATATGTAGAATATAGTTCAATCCTGGATCAAAAG GACAGCACAGTGCGTGAGAATTTCCAGGAATTTCTGTCTTTAAATGGGCACCTCCTTGGACGGCAGCCATTTCCTGACATCATTCAGCTGGGTCTTTGCCAGCCAGAGACATCAGAGGTGTATCAACAGGCCAAACTACGTGCTCAAAGGGAAACAGGAACATTTTATTTGGAGTGGAT aaataaaaaatccttgaaaaatcTCTACCGTCTGGTTGTTCGTCCACACAGAGATGCAGTTTACCATGCTTGCTTTTCTAAGGATAGACAAAGAATAGCATCATGTGGAGCTGATAAAACACTTCAG GTGTTTAAAGCAGAAAGTGGAGAGAGACTGCTGGAGATAAATGCCCATGATGATGAAATACTCTGTTGCGCTTTTTCTGCAGATGGTGAATTTGTAGCAACTTGTTCAAGTGATAAAAAAGTCAAG GTCTGGAATTCAAGAACAGGCCAATGTAAGTGTGTATACGAAGAACACTCCGAGCAGGTCAATTGTTGCCAGTTCAATAACAAAAGTGGTCAGTACCTTCTAGTCACCTGCTCAAATGACACTTACATCAAA atttgggatttgaataaaaaatactgtagAAATACAATGATAGGTCATGACAATTCTGTCAATCACTGCAGATTTTCACCAAATGATGAATATGTTGCTAGCTGCTCGACAGATGGAACAGTAAAG CTTTGGGAAGCACGCTCAGGAAATGAATTGAAAAGTATTGAGATAAAAGATTTCTTCAAAAATGCTGATGAGCAACCAGATGACGTGGAGGTTTTAGTAAAATGTTGCTCATGGTCCAGAAATGGTAACATGATTTTGGTGGTAGCCAAAAATAAGCTTTTG CTTTTTGATATCGAAACATGTGGTTTGTTAACTCAAGTAATTGTCAGCCATCACAGCACAATCCAATACTGTGACTTCTGTCCTGGGGATGAGTTAGTAGCCGTTGCTTTGTCTCACTGTTCTGTTGAG ttATGGAATATTAAGTCTTTATCAAAAGTGGCATATTGCAGAGGACACACGAGCTGGGTTCACTGTGTGACATTTTCGCCAGATGGATCTTTATTTCTGACTTCGTCTGATGACCAGACAATACGC ATCTGGGAAACAAAGAAGGTGTGCAAGTCTTCTGATGCTGTGCTGAAAAGTGAACTAGATGTTGTGTTTCACAATGGTGAAGTGATGATTTTAGCCATCTACAATCAGAAGAATTTACAA CTTATCAATGGAAATACAGACAATGTTATTATGCAGACAGCAGCCCAAGAATCCCCCATTTCCTGCTGTTGCTTAAGTGAAGATCTTAAATTTGCAGCTTTTGGACTGGAGAGTGGAACAATAAAG GTCCTGCAGTTGTCAGATGGGAAGGTTCTGAATTCCTGGGAGGCCTACAGGACGCCTGTGCAGCACTGTCGATTTACACCCGATTGTCAGACTCTCATTCTAAGTGCTCATGATTCCGTTATACAG GTGTGGAATTGGCAATTGAGCGAATGTGTGTTTCTAAGAGGGCACAAGGAAGCAATCAAGGATTTTAGACTTCtggaaaattcaaaaattctCTCTTGGTCATTTGATGGGACTGTTAAG ATTTGGAATATCACTACTGGAAACCCAGAAAAAGATTTTGCTTGTCATGGAGGTGCTGttctttcctgtgctgtttcACCTGATGGTACTAAATTTTCATCTGCTTCTGCTGACAAAACTGCAAAG ATATGGAGCTTTGAAAGTTCATCTGTTCTTCATGAGCTGAAAGACCATGAAGCCTGTGTGAGGTGCTGTACTTTCTCTCCTAATAACAAACTACTGGCCACTGGAGATGACAAAGGAGAAATAAGG ATTTGGGACATTTTAACAGGTGCATTACTACATTTCTGCTCCCCAGTTACTGTAGATGAAGGAGAGCCAACACATGGAGGTTGGGTAACAGacctctccttttctcctgacAGTAAAATGCTTGTGTCATCTGGAGGTTATCTTAAG tGGTGGAATGTAACTACTGGAGAATCTTTACAAACCTTCTACACAAATGGAACAAACCTCAAGTCAATACATGTGTCCCCTAATTTCAAAGTATATGTGACTGTTGATAATCTTGGTATTCTTTATGTATTACAAAAGTTCTGA